Part of the Paenibacillus sp. JNUCC32 genome is shown below.
GGCGTTGATGATGAGCTCCTGCGGCGTCAGGCTGACCATTTTCTCGATCCCCTTCAAATAATACGCCAGCTGCCCGATCATCGTCTTCAGCTTGCTGGGCACCTCGTACGTGAGCTCGGTGAGCGTACCGCCGCCCGCGATATTGATGAAGTAGCGATCATTCGCTTTGCCCACGTCAATCGGACGCGTCTCGCCCCGAATCACCAGATCGCAATACTCCTCCCAGTTCTTCGAGATGCCGAGCGCCCGCGCAAAATCGTTCGTGGTCCCCAGCGGGAATATGCCCAGCGGCGGGAGGTTATCCCTGCCGGCCATCCCGTTGATGACCTCATTGAGCGTGCCGTCTCCGCCGGCCGCGATCACAAGATCGTACCCGCGCTCCACGGCATCCGCCGCTTCGCGAGTCGCATCCCCCTCTCCGGTCGTTGCATGACAGGAGGTTTCGATGCCAGCACTGTCCAGACGGTGCAATATATCAGCAAGCCGACGCTTCATTTCCTCCCGGCCGGAGGTTGGGTTATAGATTAACCTTGCATTTCTCATTAACGATACGCCACCTACTTATG
Proteins encoded:
- a CDS encoding diacylglycerol kinase, with the translated sequence MRNARLIYNPTSGREEMKRRLADILHRLDSAGIETSCHATTGEGDATREAADAVERGYDLVIAAGGDGTLNEVINGMAGRDNLPPLGIFPLGTTNDFARALGISKNWEEYCDLVIRGETRPIDVGKANDRYFINIAGGGTLTELTYEVPSKLKTMIGQLAYYLKGIEKMVSLTPQELIINASGHPAIHDEFMVFLIANSNSVGGFDKIAPGASIDDGLFDVIALRKCNLAEFVRVATLALRGEHINDKRVVHFRTDYMEVVSPGPVQLNLDGEFGGVLPGTFRVLPQHLRIFG